A genomic segment from Spinacia oleracea cultivar Varoflay chromosome 3, BTI_SOV_V1, whole genome shotgun sequence encodes:
- the LOC130469136 gene encoding vacuolar protein sorting-associated protein 35B-like isoform X3, whose protein sequence is MANATRGSGGLVMLFIEIINKYLYFFEKGNNQITVNTIQDLMELITTEMQSDNAATDSAAEAFFASTLRYIQFQKQKGGAVSEKYEPNEN, encoded by the exons ATGGCTAATGCTACTCGGGGTAGTGGTGGTTTAGTTATGCTGTTCATTGAAATCATCAATAA GTATCTCTATTTTTTTGAGAAGGGAAACAACCAAATCACCGTCAATACAATCCAGGATCTAATGGAATTAATTACTACAGAGATGCAAAGTGATAATGCGGCAACAGATTCTGCTGCTGAAGCTTTCTTTGCAAGCACATTGCGGTACATCCAATTCCAGAAACAAAAAGGTGGCGCAGTTAGTGAGAAATATGAACCTAAT GAGAACTGA
- the LOC130469136 gene encoding vacuolar protein sorting-associated protein 35B-like isoform X2 → MANATRGSGGLVMLFIEIINKYLYFFEKGNNQITVNTIQDLMELITTEMQSDNAATDSAAEAFFASTLRYIQFQKQKGGAVSEKYEPNVSFFVDLGELKS, encoded by the exons ATGGCTAATGCTACTCGGGGTAGTGGTGGTTTAGTTATGCTGTTCATTGAAATCATCAATAA GTATCTCTATTTTTTTGAGAAGGGAAACAACCAAATCACCGTCAATACAATCCAGGATCTAATGGAATTAATTACTACAGAGATGCAAAGTGATAATGCGGCAACAGATTCTGCTGCTGAAGCTTTCTTTGCAAGCACATTGCGGTACATCCAATTCCAGAAACAAAAAGGTGGCGCAGTTAGTGAGAAATATGAACCTAATGTTAGTTTTTTTGTTGATCTGG GAGAACTGAAAAGTTAA
- the LOC130469136 gene encoding vacuolar protein sorting-associated protein 35B-like isoform X1: MANATRGSGGLVMLFIEIINKYLYFFEKGNNQITVNTIQDLMELITTEMQSDNAATDSAAEAFFASTLRYIQFQKQKGGAVSEKYEPNVSFFVDLGRFESFLETENKLFR; this comes from the exons ATGGCTAATGCTACTCGGGGTAGTGGTGGTTTAGTTATGCTGTTCATTGAAATCATCAATAA GTATCTCTATTTTTTTGAGAAGGGAAACAACCAAATCACCGTCAATACAATCCAGGATCTAATGGAATTAATTACTACAGAGATGCAAAGTGATAATGCGGCAACAGATTCTGCTGCTGAAGCTTTCTTTGCAAGCACATTGCGGTACATCCAATTCCAGAAACAAAAAGGTGGCGCAGTTAGTGAGAAATATGAACCTAATGTTAGTTTTTTTGTTGATCTGGGTAGGTTTGAATCATTTCTTGAGACTGAAAACAAGCTGTTCAGATAA